A single region of the Thioalkalivibrio nitratireducens DSM 14787 genome encodes:
- a CDS encoding oleate hydratase: MSAESLPPNDVPAMHYLVGGGIASLAAAILLIRDAGVPGQLIRIFEQGQSLGGSLDGSGTPDPGYLVRGGRMFEQHFACTFDLLASVPSIDSEGLTLKDEIDRFNHEVSNSSNCRLVRAGSKVEPLRFGLDARDLRDMARLMTQPEASLANRSVADCFAPSFFTSDFWFMWSTTFAFQSWHSAIELRRYFRRFVHLLPGFRRLEGILRTRYNQYDALILPIQRWLQGQGVHFETGTKVMDARLAREHGELRVTALHLHREGVEQVLEVSGHDRVFLTLGSMTEGAMLGSNDAPPSEPTPGGPAWQLWHRLAALDPVFGRPGTFANDIERTKWESFSVTLRSPAFFEHMQRFTGNEAGTGGLVTFTDSQWLLSVVLFRQPHFRDQPEDAWVFWGYGLHPQRRGNFTGKAMTQCSGDEILRELAGHLHLGEKAESLLGGARVIPCMMPYITSQFMPRSPGDRPSVIPEGARNFAVLGQYCELPDDVVFTVEYSVRSAWTAVHALTGSGRAPPPVRRTDHDPAVLMRAARTLLRGG, translated from the coding sequence ATGAGCGCCGAATCGTTGCCCCCGAACGACGTCCCGGCCATGCACTACCTGGTCGGGGGCGGCATCGCGTCGCTCGCTGCCGCGATCCTGCTGATACGAGATGCCGGCGTGCCCGGCCAGCTGATCCGGATCTTCGAGCAGGGGCAAAGCCTGGGGGGCAGCCTCGACGGTTCCGGAACGCCGGACCCCGGCTACCTGGTCCGCGGCGGCCGCATGTTCGAGCAGCACTTCGCTTGCACGTTCGATCTGCTGGCCTCGGTTCCCTCAATCGACAGCGAAGGTCTGACCCTCAAGGACGAGATCGACCGCTTCAACCACGAGGTATCGAATTCGTCGAACTGCCGGCTGGTTCGCGCTGGCAGCAAGGTGGAACCGCTGCGCTTCGGGCTGGATGCACGCGACCTGCGCGACATGGCACGGCTGATGACCCAGCCGGAAGCGTCCCTCGCCAACCGCAGCGTCGCGGATTGCTTCGCACCTTCCTTCTTCACCAGCGATTTCTGGTTCATGTGGAGCACCACGTTCGCGTTCCAGAGCTGGCATAGCGCAATCGAGCTGCGCCGGTATTTCCGGCGCTTCGTGCATCTGCTTCCGGGATTCCGGCGCCTGGAGGGGATTCTGCGGACACGCTACAACCAGTACGACGCGCTGATCCTGCCGATCCAGCGCTGGCTGCAGGGCCAGGGCGTGCACTTCGAGACCGGCACGAAGGTCATGGATGCACGGCTGGCGCGTGAGCATGGCGAGCTTCGCGTAACCGCGCTGCACCTGCACCGAGAAGGCGTCGAACAGGTGCTGGAAGTCTCCGGGCACGACCGGGTATTCCTTACCTTGGGCTCGATGACCGAGGGGGCCATGCTGGGCTCGAACGATGCACCGCCGTCCGAACCGACACCGGGTGGACCCGCCTGGCAACTCTGGCACCGCCTTGCCGCGCTTGACCCCGTGTTCGGCCGGCCCGGCACGTTCGCCAACGACATCGAACGCACGAAGTGGGAGTCGTTCTCGGTGACGTTGCGCAGCCCCGCCTTTTTCGAACACATGCAGAGATTCACCGGAAACGAGGCCGGGACCGGCGGGCTGGTCACCTTCACCGATTCTCAGTGGCTGCTCTCGGTCGTGCTGTTCCGCCAGCCCCATTTCCGCGATCAGCCGGAAGACGCCTGGGTGTTCTGGGGCTACGGACTTCATCCGCAGCGCCGAGGCAATTTCACCGGCAAGGCCATGACCCAGTGCAGCGGCGACGAAATCCTCAGGGAGCTGGCTGGCCATCTCCACCTGGGCGAGAAAGCCGAGTCTCTCCTGGGCGGCGCGCGGGTGATTCCCTGCATGATGCCGTACATCACCAGCCAGTTCATGCCGCGCTCCCCAGGCGACCGTCCATCGGTGATCCCCGAGGGAGCGCGCAACTTCGCGGTGCTCGGCCAATACTGCGAGTTGCCGGACGATGTCGTGTTCACCGTCGAATACTCGGTACGTTCGGCCTGGACCGCAGTGCATGCGCTCACGGGCAGCGGGCGCGCGCCGCCACCCGTGCGCCGAACCGACCATGACCCCGCCGTGCTGATGCGCGCCGCCCGCACCCTGCTCCGCGGCGGGTGA
- the msrB gene encoding peptide-methionine (R)-S-oxide reductase, whose amino-acid sequence MPPGRYRILFEGTTEPPWSSPLDGERRDGTYVCAACFLPLFASANKCASGTGWPSFTRPLPGRVGTKADYKLIWPRTEYHCIRCGGHEGHVFDDGPPPTGQRWCNNGLAREIVPEGEELPALRGGS is encoded by the coding sequence TTGCCGCCGGGCCGCTACCGTATTCTGTTCGAAGGGACCACGGAACCGCCGTGGAGCAGCCCCCTGGACGGAGAGAGGCGCGACGGCACGTATGTCTGCGCGGCCTGCTTCCTTCCGCTTTTCGCCAGCGCCAACAAGTGCGCCAGCGGCACCGGCTGGCCCAGCTTTACCCGCCCGCTACCCGGAAGAGTCGGCACCAAGGCCGACTACAAGCTGATTTGGCCGCGCACCGAGTACCACTGCATCCGCTGTGGTGGCCACGAGGGCCATGTGTTCGACGATGGACCGCCGCCGACAGGACAGCGCTGGTGCAACAACGGGTTGGCACGGGAGATCGTCCCCGAGGGGGAAGAGCTTCCGGCGCTGAGGGGTGGATCCTGA
- the queC gene encoding 7-cyano-7-deazaguanine synthase QueC has translation MSPAADRFPGDAAEPGRAAVVLLSGGLDSATCLALARAAGYACHALSVDYGQRHRAELKAARRVAASLGAVSHRVIRIDLGAIGGSALTDPSIPVPEAPTQGIPATYVPARNTTLLSLSLGLAEALELREIFIGVNAVDYSGYPDCRPEFIAAFEDLANLATRAGVEGRRFRIRAPLLTMTKAEIIGVGTACRLDYSLTVSCYQADADGRACGVCDSCRIRRAGFDAAGLPDPTRYRTDAPA, from the coding sequence ATGTCGCCGGCCGCTGACCGGTTCCCGGGCGACGCGGCAGAGCCCGGCCGTGCCGCGGTGGTGCTGCTTTCCGGTGGCCTCGACTCCGCGACTTGCCTTGCGCTGGCGCGCGCTGCCGGGTATGCCTGCCACGCGCTGAGTGTCGACTACGGCCAGCGCCACCGCGCCGAACTGAAAGCCGCGCGCCGGGTCGCGGCTTCCCTCGGTGCGGTCAGCCACCGAGTGATCCGGATCGACCTCGGGGCGATTGGCGGTTCGGCACTCACGGATCCCTCGATCCCCGTGCCGGAGGCTCCGACCCAGGGCATCCCCGCGACCTATGTGCCTGCACGCAACACCACGCTGCTGTCGCTGTCGCTGGGACTGGCCGAGGCGCTCGAGCTGCGCGAGATCTTTATCGGTGTCAACGCGGTCGACTATTCCGGGTATCCTGACTGCCGGCCCGAGTTCATCGCGGCCTTCGAGGATCTGGCCAACCTCGCGACGCGCGCCGGGGTCGAGGGTCGCCGTTTCCGGATCCGCGCGCCGCTGCTGACGATGACCAAGGCCGAGATCATCGGCGTCGGCACCGCCTGCCGCCTGGACTATTCGCTGACCGTCAGCTGCTACCAGGCCGACGCGGATGGCAGGGCCTGCGGTGTCTGCGACAGCTGCCGCATCCGCCGAGCCGGATTTGACGCTGCCGGTCTGCCGGACCCCACCCGCTACCGAACCGATGCCCCTGCCTGA
- the queE gene encoding 7-carboxy-7-deazaguanine synthase QueE, producing the protein MQTLAVPDRARADSTAVRLRITETFLSLQGEAAQVGWPTVFVRLTGCPLRCRWCDTTYSFTGGQMLRLDGILDTVAGFAVRHVCVTGGEPLAQPGCLALLEALCERGFAVSLETSGALDLREVDPRVRIVMDLKAPASGESARNRLDNLALLRPGDQIKFVLADRADFDWALDLLARRPRPDGVEVLFSPVYGELEPQRLAEWILEARAPVRFQLQLHKLLWGDVAGR; encoded by the coding sequence ATGCAGACGTTGGCCGTGCCCGACCGGGCACGGGCGGATTCCACGGCGGTGCGGCTGCGGATTACCGAGACCTTCCTGTCGCTGCAGGGCGAGGCCGCACAGGTGGGCTGGCCCACGGTGTTCGTGCGCCTGACGGGGTGTCCGCTGCGCTGCCGCTGGTGCGACACCACCTACAGTTTCACCGGCGGCCAGATGCTCAGGCTGGACGGGATCCTGGACACGGTGGCGGGTTTCGCGGTCCGCCACGTTTGCGTGACCGGTGGCGAACCGCTTGCCCAGCCGGGCTGTCTCGCCTTGCTCGAGGCGCTCTGCGAGCGCGGATTCGCAGTATCGCTTGAGACCAGTGGTGCGCTGGACCTCCGGGAAGTCGACCCGCGGGTGCGCATCGTGATGGATCTGAAGGCCCCGGCATCCGGAGAAAGCGCCCGTAACCGACTGGATAACCTCGCGCTGCTCCGCCCGGGTGACCAGATCAAATTCGTGCTTGCCGATCGTGCGGACTTCGATTGGGCCCTGGACCTGCTGGCGCGTCGCCCGCGGCCGGACGGGGTCGAGGTGCTGTTCTCGCCGGTGTACGGCGAACTGGAACCGCAGCGGCTCGCCGAATGGATCCTGGAGGCGCGCGCCCCGGTGCGTTTCCAACTGCAACTGCACAAGCTGCTCTGGGGCGATGTCGCCGGCCGCTGA
- the ybgF gene encoding tol-pal system protein YbgF: protein MTGHTDATVNRWTRGPVTGLLGLAIVFAWTPAGAQSGSPVVTQHQLQMVETRLDRVERLLDSGVLTEMLQNTDALQAELRQLRGQVERLQHEVRSLRAGQRAEIRALEERLGLLEGDRTAPEPEPPEPEVIDTLPDADEQGAYQAAFDQLMSGDYPEAILQLERFMERYPDGVYSANALYWLGEAKYASQDYEGALVDFQAVRDRFPDSDKASDALLKIGYSHFELGHADPAREALNRVVSEYPGTTLSRLAQDRLRRLEGR, encoded by the coding sequence ATGACTGGCCATACGGATGCGACCGTAAACCGCTGGACCCGGGGCCCCGTGACGGGGTTGCTGGGGCTCGCGATCGTATTTGCCTGGACCCCAGCCGGGGCACAGTCCGGCTCGCCCGTGGTCACGCAGCACCAGCTGCAGATGGTCGAGACGCGACTGGATCGGGTTGAACGCCTGCTTGACTCGGGCGTGCTGACGGAGATGCTGCAGAACACCGATGCGCTGCAGGCGGAGCTGCGCCAGCTGCGCGGGCAGGTCGAACGCCTGCAGCACGAGGTCCGCAGCCTGCGCGCCGGGCAGCGCGCCGAGATCCGTGCATTGGAGGAGCGCCTGGGCCTGCTTGAAGGCGACCGGACGGCGCCGGAGCCAGAGCCGCCCGAGCCCGAGGTGATCGACACGCTGCCGGATGCGGACGAGCAGGGGGCCTACCAGGCAGCCTTCGACCAGTTGATGTCCGGTGATTATCCGGAGGCGATCCTGCAGCTCGAGCGTTTCATGGAACGCTATCCGGACGGCGTCTACTCCGCCAACGCGCTGTACTGGCTTGGAGAGGCCAAGTACGCAAGCCAGGATTACGAGGGCGCGCTGGTCGATTTCCAGGCCGTGCGTGACCGCTTTCCCGACAGCGACAAGGCCAGCGACGCACTGCTGAAGATCGGTTACTCCCATTTCGAGCTGGGGCATGCCGACCCGGCGCGCGAGGCGTTGAACCGGGTGGTGTCGGAGTATCCGGGCACGACGCTCTCGCGCCTGGCGCAGGATCGGCTGCGGCGCCTGGAGGGTCGGTGA
- the pal gene encoding peptidoglycan-associated lipoprotein Pal, producing the protein MNAPFRWVLVLLMASVLAACAQPKREMTDAERAAAEAAAAAAAAEAEAAAAEERARREAEAAGIGVDRDLRADPLDDPRSPLAERLVYFDFDRDTVRPEFIPMLEAHARYLSQHSGARLRLEGHTDERGTREYNLALGERRAQAVRRIMTLNGARDSQLDVISYGEEMPVAFTQTEESWAKNRRVELVYEVRR; encoded by the coding sequence ATGAATGCACCGTTTCGTTGGGTTCTGGTACTGCTGATGGCCAGCGTGCTCGCCGCCTGTGCTCAGCCCAAGCGCGAGATGACCGATGCCGAGCGTGCGGCAGCCGAAGCGGCGGCGGCTGCGGCTGCTGCCGAGGCCGAGGCTGCCGCAGCCGAGGAGCGCGCGCGCAGGGAGGCGGAAGCTGCGGGGATCGGAGTCGACCGCGACCTGCGGGCCGATCCGCTCGACGATCCCCGGAGTCCGCTCGCGGAGCGCCTGGTCTATTTCGATTTCGATCGTGATACCGTACGCCCGGAGTTCATCCCGATGCTCGAGGCACATGCTCGCTACCTGTCGCAGCATTCCGGCGCGCGCCTGCGTCTGGAGGGACATACCGACGAGCGGGGAACCCGTGAGTACAACCTGGCGCTGGGTGAGCGGCGGGCCCAGGCGGTGCGCCGGATCATGACCCTAAACGGTGCTCGCGATTCCCAGCTGGACGTGATCAGCTACGGCGAGGAGATGCCCGTGGCCTTCACCCAGACAGAGGAGTCCTGGGCCAAGAACCGGCGCGTGGAACTTGTTTACGAGGTGCGCCGCTGA
- the tolB gene encoding Tol-Pal system beta propeller repeat protein TolB, whose amino-acid sequence MKRRGLQIWFLGVLMLVAGQAAAVLEVTVTEGVTGAIPVAVAPFAWDGVGSPPEDVAQIVGANLARSGLFEVLPRQALPAAPESPDGFLAESWAAVGAEYLVIGRKRPEQGQILIEFHVFDVLANQRLGGFRIPVPPDMMRRGAHRVSDIVYEEITGDKGAFSARIAYVGVAGEGDQRRFTLEVADSDGANPRTLFRSSEPLMSPDWSPDGRDLVYVSFENRRSEVFRQNVETGARERIAAFKGINSAPVWSPDGRRIALTLSREGTANIYVLELASGELTPVVRSNAIDTEPAWSPDGDSLYFTSDRAGSPQVYQVRLPGGTPQRLTFEATSAGAPTVSPDGKSVVYVHAGDGGLRLARLDLDSRRVTLLTRGRYDKSPSFAPNGSMVIYSTTDRGRGILGSVSRDGQVHQRLAARSGEVREPAWSPL is encoded by the coding sequence ATGAAACGAAGAGGTCTTCAGATCTGGTTTCTGGGTGTGCTGATGCTGGTGGCCGGTCAGGCCGCGGCCGTGCTGGAGGTCACGGTCACCGAAGGCGTGACCGGGGCTATCCCGGTGGCGGTGGCGCCTTTCGCCTGGGACGGGGTCGGCAGCCCACCGGAGGATGTCGCGCAGATCGTCGGTGCCAATCTCGCGCGCAGCGGCCTGTTCGAGGTGCTGCCGCGCCAGGCGTTGCCCGCGGCCCCGGAGAGTCCGGACGGTTTCCTGGCCGAGAGCTGGGCCGCGGTGGGGGCCGAATACCTGGTGATCGGCCGCAAGCGACCCGAGCAGGGGCAGATTCTGATCGAGTTCCACGTGTTCGACGTACTCGCGAACCAGCGCCTCGGCGGCTTCCGAATCCCGGTGCCGCCGGACATGATGCGCCGCGGTGCGCACCGTGTCTCGGATATCGTCTACGAGGAGATCACGGGCGACAAGGGAGCCTTCAGCGCGCGGATTGCGTATGTCGGTGTCGCCGGTGAAGGGGATCAGCGGCGGTTCACGCTGGAAGTGGCGGATTCCGACGGTGCCAACCCGCGCACGCTGTTCCGTTCCAGCGAGCCGCTGATGTCGCCAGACTGGTCGCCGGACGGCCGGGACTTGGTGTATGTCTCGTTCGAGAACCGCCGTTCGGAGGTGTTTCGGCAGAATGTCGAGACCGGCGCCCGCGAGCGGATCGCGGCGTTCAAGGGTATCAACAGCGCGCCGGTGTGGTCCCCCGACGGCCGGCGCATCGCGCTGACTCTGTCGCGCGAGGGCACCGCCAATATCTACGTACTGGAACTCGCCAGCGGTGAACTGACCCCGGTGGTGCGGTCGAACGCGATCGACACCGAGCCGGCCTGGTCTCCGGACGGAGATTCGCTGTATTTCACTTCTGACCGTGCAGGTTCGCCCCAGGTCTACCAGGTACGGCTCCCGGGCGGCACTCCCCAGCGTCTGACCTTCGAGGCCACCTCGGCAGGTGCACCCACCGTGTCGCCGGACGGCAAGTCCGTGGTGTACGTTCACGCCGGCGACGGCGGCCTGCGGCTCGCGCGGCTGGACCTCGATTCGCGCCGGGTCACGCTGCTCACTCGGGGACGCTACGACAAGTCACCGAGTTTCGCACCGAATGGCAGCATGGTGATCTACTCCACCACGGATCGCGGCCGCGGCATCCTCGGGTCTGTGAGCCGGGATGGCCAGGTCCACCAGCGTCTGGCAGCCCGTTCGGGCGAGGTGCGCGAACCGGCCTGGTCACCGTTGTAG
- the tolA gene encoding cell envelope integrity protein TolA, with protein sequence MFSLIRQHFGQLLLVLLLHAVLFAALLLNVSFLQPSASSALRFSPDPAEVIEAVAMDVETFERIEREIRTAEQERIAAELQAEEEARREAERLRQEELRRQREEQERREAEERARQEALRAAEEAREEARRVAEEAQREAQRVAEEARRMAEAERARIEQERREAEAERARAEQERRAAEEARRAAEEARRAEEAERREREAAAQREREAAERRRAEEEARRREAQARELEEQRRREQMEQERQRLAAARAQREAADRRAQQDALRDAYIADVQGTVERRWRRPEGLRSGDEAFVLVRVNPDTGRILSFQVQSCSGAPAFCESVRQTMERLQSLPRPPDAAVVQGGIRIRFAPDQG encoded by the coding sequence GTGTTCAGCCTGATTCGACAGCACTTCGGCCAGCTGCTGCTGGTGCTCCTGCTGCACGCGGTGTTGTTCGCAGCGCTGTTGCTGAACGTTTCGTTCCTGCAGCCATCGGCGTCGTCCGCGCTGCGTTTTTCCCCGGATCCGGCCGAGGTGATCGAAGCAGTCGCGATGGACGTTGAAACCTTCGAACGCATCGAGCGCGAGATCCGCACGGCCGAACAGGAACGGATCGCCGCCGAACTGCAGGCAGAGGAAGAAGCCCGCCGCGAGGCGGAACGCCTGCGCCAGGAGGAACTGCGGCGCCAGCGGGAGGAACAGGAGCGGCGCGAGGCCGAGGAGCGGGCCCGGCAGGAGGCGCTGCGTGCCGCCGAGGAGGCGCGCGAGGAAGCCCGGCGCGTCGCCGAGGAGGCCCAGCGGGAGGCCCAGCGCGTCGCCGAAGAGGCTCGGCGTATGGCCGAGGCCGAACGCGCACGCATCGAACAGGAGCGGCGCGAAGCCGAGGCCGAGCGCGCCCGTGCCGAGCAGGAACGCCGTGCGGCGGAGGAAGCGCGCCGCGCCGCCGAGGAGGCGCGCCGGGCCGAGGAGGCCGAGCGCCGGGAGCGGGAGGCCGCGGCTCAGCGGGAACGCGAGGCCGCGGAGCGGCGCCGGGCCGAGGAAGAGGCGCGCCGCCGCGAGGCCCAGGCGCGCGAACTGGAGGAACAGCGGCGGCGCGAGCAGATGGAACAGGAGCGCCAGCGTCTGGCAGCGGCACGCGCACAGCGCGAGGCCGCCGACCGGCGCGCTCAGCAGGATGCGCTGCGTGATGCCTACATTGCCGACGTCCAGGGTACGGTGGAACGCCGCTGGCGACGGCCTGAAGGCCTGCGCAGCGGTGACGAAGCCTTCGTGCTGGTGCGCGTGAATCCCGACACCGGGCGTATCCTGAGCTTTCAGGTCCAGAGCTGTTCCGGGGCGCCGGCTTTCTGCGAGTCCGTGCGCCAGACCATGGAACGCTTGCAGTCCCTTCCCCGTCCACCGGACGCTGCTGTCGTCCAGGGCGGAATCCGAATCCGTTTTGCGCCCGATCAGGGCTAG
- the tolR gene encoding protein TolR, producing MAEMSRHNGRRLRRPMSQINVVPFIDVMLVLLIIFMITAPMLQQGVEVDLPEAEAQALETDQRAAEPIVVTVTAAGALSVNQGPLANEPLAGPQLVELVTDLLVANPGIQTYVRGDRHVDYGRVMDAMVALQRAGAGRVGLLTEPPPREVD from the coding sequence ATGGCGGAAATGTCACGCCACAACGGGCGCCGGCTGCGGCGGCCGATGTCCCAGATCAACGTCGTGCCGTTCATCGACGTGATGCTGGTGCTGCTGATCATCTTCATGATCACCGCGCCGATGCTCCAGCAGGGGGTAGAGGTGGATCTGCCCGAGGCCGAGGCGCAGGCGCTGGAGACCGATCAGCGCGCGGCCGAGCCGATCGTGGTCACGGTCACCGCGGCCGGCGCGCTGAGCGTGAACCAGGGGCCGCTGGCCAACGAACCGTTGGCTGGTCCGCAACTGGTCGAACTCGTCACCGATCTGCTGGTCGCAAACCCGGGGATTCAGACCTACGTGCGCGGGGACCGTCATGTCGACTACGGCCGCGTAATGGACGCGATGGTCGCGCTGCAGCGCGCTGGCGCGGGTCGGGTCGGGCTGCTGACCGAACCGCCCCCCAGGGAAGTCGACTGA
- the tolQ gene encoding protein TolQ, with protein sequence MSVDLSLYRLIMDASLIVQLVMVILVVASVLSWLAILVKARTIKLAHRAADDFEERFWSGVDLAHLYDGVRRKTDMSGMEHVFSSGFKEFLRVRQHPPHVVDATHRSMRVAIARESEDLERYLQFLATVGSTSPYIGLFGTVWGIMHAFLGLSGVQQATLAMVAPGIAEALIATALGLFAAIPAVIAYNRFATDVDRVIGRFENFSDEFVALLARQTAGRGAADARE encoded by the coding sequence GTGAGCGTGGACCTCTCCCTATACCGGCTGATCATGGATGCCAGCCTGATCGTGCAATTGGTCATGGTGATCCTGGTGGTGGCTTCGGTGCTGTCATGGCTGGCGATCCTGGTCAAGGCCCGCACGATCAAGCTGGCGCACCGGGCGGCCGACGATTTCGAGGAACGGTTCTGGTCCGGGGTGGATCTGGCCCACCTCTACGACGGGGTCCGCCGCAAGACCGACATGTCCGGGATGGAGCACGTTTTTTCCTCGGGGTTCAAGGAGTTCCTGCGGGTGCGCCAGCATCCGCCCCACGTCGTCGATGCCACGCACCGCTCGATGCGGGTCGCGATCGCACGCGAAAGCGAGGATCTGGAACGCTATCTGCAGTTTCTCGCGACGGTCGGTTCCACCAGCCCCTACATCGGGTTGTTCGGGACCGTCTGGGGCATCATGCACGCATTCCTGGGGCTCTCGGGAGTGCAGCAGGCGACGCTGGCGATGGTCGCCCCGGGGATCGCCGAGGCGCTGATCGCGACCGCGCTCGGGCTGTTCGCGGCGATTCCGGCGGTGATCGCCTACAACCGGTTCGCGACCGACGTGGACCGGGTGATCGGTCGTTTCGAGAACTTCAGCGACGAGTTCGTGGCCTTGCTCGCCCGCCAGACCGCCGGGCGCGGGGCCGCGGACGCGCGGGAATAG
- the ybgC gene encoding tol-pal system-associated acyl-CoA thioesterase has translation MVKPLPPAAVGRGAAFVWPVRVYYEDTDAGGVVYYANYLKFMERARTEWLRGRGFEQDRLRDDSGILFVVRSVGLELRRPARFNDALSVSCRPVALGRASLDVGQVVWRDAMELVRASVRLACVDAERFVPVAIPAPVRAAVESDLGDEL, from the coding sequence ATGGTGAAACCTCTGCCGCCGGCGGCCGTTGGGCGCGGTGCCGCGTTCGTCTGGCCGGTCCGAGTGTATTACGAGGACACCGATGCCGGCGGCGTGGTGTACTACGCGAACTACCTGAAGTTCATGGAGCGCGCGCGCACCGAGTGGCTGCGCGGGCGCGGATTCGAGCAGGATCGCCTGCGGGACGACAGCGGGATCCTGTTCGTGGTGCGCTCGGTGGGCCTCGAACTGCGGCGACCCGCGCGTTTCAACGACGCCCTGTCCGTGAGCTGCCGGCCCGTGGCCCTGGGCCGCGCGAGCCTGGACGTGGGACAGGTGGTTTGGCGCGATGCGATGGAACTGGTCCGGGCGTCGGTCCGCCTGGCCTGCGTGGATGCCGAGCGCTTCGTGCCGGTGGCCATCCCCGCCCCCGTCCGGGCGGCGGTTGAATCGGATTTAGGAGACGAACTGTGA
- the ruvB gene encoding Holliday junction branch migration DNA helicase RuvB has product MESRLVDMHRLPEDRGSEVSLRPQRLAEFTGQPRVLEQMDLFIRAARGRGDALDHTLIAGPPGLGKTTLAHIVAHELGVGLRQTSGPVLERAGDLAAILTALEPRDVLFVDEIHRLPAVVEEVLYPALEDFQLDIMIGEGPAARSIKLDLPPFTLVGATTRAGLLTAPLRDRFGIVQRLEHYNVQDLAGIVRRAASLLEVGIDDDGAIEIARRARGTPRLANRLLRRVRDYAQVRADGHISGPVSGEALDLLAIDAAGLDAQDRRLLEILVEKFDGGPVGVDSLSTALNEDRGTLEDVVEPFLIQQGYLMRTPRGRQATRQTFLLLGLPDRVSARPDLFGFPGAPGGEG; this is encoded by the coding sequence ATGGAATCGCGTCTGGTCGACATGCACCGCCTTCCGGAGGATCGGGGAAGCGAGGTTTCGCTGCGTCCGCAGCGGCTGGCCGAGTTCACCGGCCAGCCGCGCGTGCTCGAGCAGATGGACCTGTTCATCCGCGCCGCGCGCGGCCGTGGTGATGCGCTGGATCATACGCTGATCGCCGGCCCCCCGGGGCTGGGCAAGACCACGCTGGCGCACATCGTCGCCCACGAACTCGGCGTCGGGCTGCGCCAGACATCGGGTCCGGTACTGGAGCGGGCCGGGGATCTGGCCGCGATCCTGACGGCGCTGGAGCCCCGCGACGTGCTGTTTGTCGATGAGATTCATCGACTGCCAGCGGTGGTCGAGGAGGTGCTGTACCCCGCGTTGGAGGACTTCCAGCTCGACATCATGATCGGCGAGGGTCCGGCGGCTCGCTCGATCAAGCTCGACCTGCCGCCGTTCACGCTGGTCGGTGCGACGACCCGCGCGGGCCTGTTGACCGCACCTTTGCGCGACCGGTTCGGCATCGTCCAGCGGCTGGAGCATTACAATGTGCAGGATCTGGCGGGGATCGTGCGCCGGGCGGCCTCGCTGCTCGAGGTTGGCATCGATGATGACGGCGCGATCGAGATCGCGCGCCGCGCGCGCGGGACGCCGCGCCTGGCCAACCGCCTGCTGCGCCGGGTCCGCGATTACGCGCAGGTGCGCGCCGACGGGCACATCTCCGGTCCGGTGTCGGGCGAGGCGCTCGATCTGCTGGCGATCGACGCCGCCGGGCTTGATGCGCAGGACCGGCGGCTGCTGGAGATCCTGGTGGAGAAATTCGACGGTGGTCCGGTGGGAGTCGACAGTCTGTCCACCGCGCTGAACGAGGACCGGGGAACACTGGAGGATGTCGTGGAACCGTTCCTGATCCAGCAGGGCTACCTGATGCGTACGCCGCGCGGGCGGCAGGCGACCCGGCAGACCTTTCTGCTGCTGGGGCTGCCCGATCGGGTGTCGGCCCGGCCGGACCTGTTCGGCTTTCCCGGTGCGCCGGGAGGCGAGGGCTGA
- the ruvA gene encoding Holliday junction branch migration protein RuvA has product MIAQLEGVLRVRDLQGVVLDVGGVGYDVEVPLSTLASLPEVGNRVILFTHLIVREDAHSLFGFLKARDRDLFRRLIRVNGIGARLALAMLSTMGADELAGHITGGHTAALTRIPGIGKRTAERVVLELGERLADLGFGPETGVAAGAPAPGIEREAAAALEALGYRSADVERMLAAVRGQAETTEALVRLALRATLRS; this is encoded by the coding sequence ATGATCGCCCAGCTCGAGGGCGTGCTGCGGGTGCGCGACCTGCAGGGCGTGGTGCTCGATGTGGGAGGAGTCGGCTACGACGTCGAGGTGCCGCTGTCGACGCTGGCCAGCCTGCCGGAAGTGGGAAACCGGGTCATCCTGTTCACCCACCTGATCGTGCGCGAGGATGCCCACAGCCTGTTCGGATTCCTGAAGGCGCGTGACCGCGATCTGTTCCGGCGGCTGATCCGGGTCAACGGAATCGGCGCGCGGCTGGCGCTGGCGATGCTCTCGACGATGGGTGCGGACGAGCTGGCGGGGCACATCACCGGGGGGCATACGGCCGCGCTGACCCGCATCCCCGGCATCGGCAAGCGCACGGCCGAGCGGGTCGTGCTGGAACTCGGCGAGCGGCTGGCGGATCTCGGCTTCGGGCCGGAAACCGGTGTGGCGGCCGGCGCGCCGGCTCCGGGGATCGAGCGCGAAGCGGCGGCGGCGCTGGAGGCGCTGGGATACCGATCGGCGGATGTCGAGCGCATGCTGGCGGCGGTCCGAGGCCAGGCGGAGACCACCGAGGCCCTAGTGCGGCTCGCGCTGCGTGCGACGCTGCGGTCCTGA